In Zonotrichia albicollis isolate bZonAlb1 chromosome 26, bZonAlb1.hap1, whole genome shotgun sequence, a genomic segment contains:
- the PURB gene encoding transcriptional regulator protein Pur-beta codes for MADGDSGSERGGGGGFGTARGGAGGAGPAAGPGGGGAAGPEQETQELASKRLDIQNKRFYLDVKQNAKGRFLKIAEVGAGGSKSRLTLSMAVAAEFRDYLGDFIEHYAQLGPSSPEQLAQAAGPPGEDGAGPRRALKSEFLVRENRKYYLDLKENQRGRFLRIRQTVNRGPGGPGGFAGGPPGLQSGQTIALPAQGLIEFRDALAKLIDDYGGEEDELGGPGGGGPGGGGLYGELPEGTSITVDSKRFFFDVGCNKYGVFLRVSEVKPSYRNAITVPYKAWAKFGGAFCRYAEEMRDIQERQRDKLYDRRAGPPGPGSGSGAGDDSDGDDVDDD; via the coding sequence ATGGCGGACGGGGACAGCGGCAGcgagcgcggcggcggcggcgggttcGGGACCGcccgcggcggggcggggggggccggcccggccgcggggcccggcggcggcggcgcggccggcCCCGAGCAGGAGACGCAGGAGCTGGCGTCCAAGCGGCTGGACATCCAGAACAAGCGCTTCTACCTGGACGTGAAGCAGAACGCCAAGGGCCGCTTCCTCAAGATCGCCGAGGTGGGCGCGGGCGGCTCCAAGAGCCGCCTCACGCTCTCCATGGCCGTGGCCGCCGAGTTCCGCGACTACCTGGGCGACTTCATCGAGCACTACGCGCAGCTGGGCCCGTCCAGCCCCGAGCAGCTGGCCCAGGCCGCGGGGCCGCCGGGCGAGGACGGCgccgggccccgccgcgcccTCAAGAGCGAGTTCCTGGTGCGGGAGAACCGCAAGTACTACCTGGACCTGAAGGAGAACCAGCGCGGGCGCTTCCTGCGCATCCGCCAGACCGTGAaccgcggccccggcggcccGGGGGGGTTCGCGGGAGGCCCCCCCGGGCTGCAGAGCGGCCAGACCATCGCGCTGCCCGCCCAGGGCCTCATCGAGTTCCGCGACGCCCTGGCCAAGCTCATCGACGACTACGGCGGCGAGGAGGACGAGCtgggcggccccggcggcggcggcccgggCGGCGGGGGCCTCTACGGGGAGCTGCCCGAGGGCACGTCCATCACCGTGGACTCCAAGCGCTTCTTCTTCGACGTGGGCTGCAACAAGTACGGGGTGTTCCTGCGGGTCAGCGAGGTGAAGCCGTCCTACCGCAACGCCATCACCGTCCCCTACAAGGCCTGGGCCAAGTTCGGCGGCGCCTTCTGCCGCTACGCCGAGGAGATGCGCGACATCCAGGAGCGCCAGCGGGACAAGCTCTACGACCGGCGCGCCGGCCCGCCGGGacccggcagcggcagcggcgcCGGTGACGACTCCGACGGCGACGACGTGGACGACGACTGA
- the COX5B gene encoding cytochrome c oxidase subunit 5B, mitochondrial — MASRLLRVSAALRLLPAASARAAPARQLGVPGNLASDEEQATGLERKVMEATNKGLDPYSMFRPKRYAGTKQDPNLVPSVSNKRIVGCVCEEDSSYVVWFWLHKGEPQRCPSCGAHYKLIPHELPH, encoded by the exons ATGGCCTCAAGGTTACTGCGGGTGAGCGCGGCCCTGCGGCTCCTGCCCGCGGCCTCGGCCCGCGCCGCGCCCGCCCGCCAGCTCGGCGTGCCCG GAAACCTGGCCAGCGATGAGGAGCAGGCGACCGGCTTGGAGCGGAAGGTGATGGAGGCCACGAACAAAGGGCTG GACCCGTACAGCATGTTCCGGCCCAAGCGCTACGCGGGCACCAAGCAGGATCCCAACCTCGTGCCCTCTGTGTCCAACAAGCGCATCGTGGGCTGCGTCT gtgaGGAGGACAGCAGCTACGTGGTTTGGTTCTGGCTGCACAAGGGCGAGCCCCAGCGCTGCCCCTCCTGCGGTGCCCACTACAAACTGATCCCCCACGAGCTGCCCCACTGA
- the LOC141731853 gene encoding uncharacterized protein LOC141731853 isoform X2, with amino-acid sequence MPIDPIDPPARGGTQDFFPPSFEAAPAGPSRRCRDPRGCCGSGGSGPGPPPHKNPKLVWERAKNRGAGGRVPGEEEEEEEEEEGRRAGRAGQHPPRAAAGAPQGSGDPRSPPCPRGHGHPGHGAVRRGRGHPPLHRRAQAVRHPGAHLCRRQRRSRRGAADGPAPARGAGAAPGPHQVHQDRAAVPLPRLQERESGVPSPEPPQSRGAPGSPAPLPRQECPSGLVDEETFTLIYSRFFPRGDASSYAHFLFDAFDADRNGALCFQVGIPGGTAVPAP; translated from the exons ATGCCCATCGATCCCATCGATCCCCCGGCCCGGGGGGGCACTCAGGACTTTTTCCCCCCCAGTTTCGAGGCCGCTCCCGCGGGACCCTCCCGGCGGTGCCGCGACCCCCGGGGGTGCTGCGGGAGCGGGGGGAGCGGCCCTGGACCCCcgccccacaaaaaccccaaacttgtGTGGGAAAGAGCCAAAAAccgcggggctgggggcagggtgccaggggaggaggaggaggaggaagaggaggaggaggggaggagggcaggACGGGCAGGGCAGCACCCGCCCCGCGCTGCCGCAGGAGCCCCGCAGGGTTCGGGGgacccccggagccccccgtgCCCCCGGGGCCATGGGCATCCAGGGCATGGAGCTGTGCGCCGTGGCCGTGGTCATCCTCCTCTTCATCGCCGTGCTCAAGCAGTTCGGCATCCTGGAGCCCATCTCTGCCGAAG ACAGCGGCGATCCCGACGTGGAGCTGCCGACGGCCCGGCACCCGCccgaggggctggagcagctcctggcccgcACCAAGTTCACCAAGACCGAGCTGCAGTCCCTCTACCGAGGCTTCAAGAACGTGAGTCGGGGGTCCCgagccccgagcccccccaaTCCCGCGGGGCCCCGGGGTCACCGGCGCCGCTGCCCCGGCAGGAGTGTCCCAGCGGGCTCGTGGATGAGGAGACCTTCACGCTCATCTACTCGCGCTTCTTTCCGCGCGGCG ACGCCAGCTCCTACGCGCACTTCTTGTTCGACGCCTTCGACGCGGACCGCAAcggggctctgtgcttccaggtgggaattccggGGGGAACGGCCGTGCCAGCGCCGTGA
- the LOC141731853 gene encoding uncharacterized protein LOC141731853 isoform X1, protein MPIDPIDPPARGGTQDFFPPSFEAAPAGPSRRCRDPRGCCGSGGSGPGPPPHKNPKLVWERAKNRGAGGRVPGEEEEEEEEEEGRRAGRAGQHPPRAAAGAPQGSGDPRSPPCPRGHGHPGHGAVRRGRGHPPLHRRAQAVRHPGAHLCRRQRRSRRGAADGPAPARGAGAAPGPHQVHQDRAAVPLPRLQERESGVPSPEPPQSRGAPGSPAPLPRQECPSGLVDEETFTLIYSRFFPRGGESGVPGAGAVPGRYRGGTGGHGPVPADASSYAHFLFDAFDADRNGALCFQDFAVGLSVLLRGTEQQKLRWTFDLYDVNKDGCISKEDMLEIMKSIYAMMGQPAPGHSAPAQHVELFFQKMDRNGDGVVTFEEFLATCQEDKDIMSSMQIFHSVL, encoded by the exons ATGCCCATCGATCCCATCGATCCCCCGGCCCGGGGGGGCACTCAGGACTTTTTCCCCCCCAGTTTCGAGGCCGCTCCCGCGGGACCCTCCCGGCGGTGCCGCGACCCCCGGGGGTGCTGCGGGAGCGGGGGGAGCGGCCCTGGACCCCcgccccacaaaaaccccaaacttgtGTGGGAAAGAGCCAAAAAccgcggggctgggggcagggtgccaggggaggaggaggaggaggaagaggaggaggaggggaggagggcaggACGGGCAGGGCAGCACCCGCCCCGCGCTGCCGCAGGAGCCCCGCAGGGTTCGGGGgacccccggagccccccgtgCCCCCGGGGCCATGGGCATCCAGGGCATGGAGCTGTGCGCCGTGGCCGTGGTCATCCTCCTCTTCATCGCCGTGCTCAAGCAGTTCGGCATCCTGGAGCCCATCTCTGCCGAAG ACAGCGGCGATCCCGACGTGGAGCTGCCGACGGCCCGGCACCCGCccgaggggctggagcagctcctggcccgcACCAAGTTCACCAAGACCGAGCTGCAGTCCCTCTACCGAGGCTTCAAGAACGTGAGTCGGGGGTCCCgagccccgagcccccccaaTCCCGCGGGGCCCCGGGGTCACCGGCGCCGCTGCCCCGGCAGGAGTGTCCCAGCGGGCTCGTGGATGAGGAGACCTTCACGCTCATCTACTCGCGCTTCTTTCCGCGCGGCGGTGAGTCGGgggtcccgggggccggggcggTACCGGGGCGGTACCGGGGCGGTACCGGGGGTCACGGTCCGGTCCCCGCAGACGCCAGCTCCTACGCGCACTTCTTGTTCGACGCCTTCGACGCGGACCGCAAcggggctctgtgcttccag GATTTCGCCGTGGGGCTCTCGGTGCTGCTGCGGGGCACGGAGCAGCAGAAGCTCAGGTGGACGTTCGACCTCTACGACGTGAACAAGGACGGCTGCATCAGCAaggag GACATGCTGGAGATCATGAAGTCCATCTATGCCATGATGGGCCAGCCCGCCCCGGGGCACAGCGCGCCCGCCCAGCACGTGGAGCTCTTCTTCCAG AAGATGGACAGGAACGGGGACGGCGTGGTGACCTTCGAGGAGTTCCTGGCCACCTGCCAGGAG GACAAAGACATCATGAGCTCCATGCAGATTTTCCACAGCGTGCTCTAG
- the LOC141731853 gene encoding calsenilin-like isoform X3 encodes MGIQGMELCAVAVVILLFIAVLKQFGILEPISAEDSGDPDVELPTARHPPEGLEQLLARTKFTKTELQSLYRGFKNECPSGLVDEETFTLIYSRFFPRGDASSYAHFLFDAFDADRNGALCFQDFAVGLSVLLRGTEQQKLRWTFDLYDVNKDGCISKEDMLEIMKSIYAMMGQPAPGHSAPAQHVELFFQKMDRNGDGVVTFEEFLATCQEDKDIMSSMQIFHSVL; translated from the exons ATGGGCATCCAGGGCATGGAGCTGTGCGCCGTGGCCGTGGTCATCCTCCTCTTCATCGCCGTGCTCAAGCAGTTCGGCATCCTGGAGCCCATCTCTGCCGAAG ACAGCGGCGATCCCGACGTGGAGCTGCCGACGGCCCGGCACCCGCccgaggggctggagcagctcctggcccgcACCAAGTTCACCAAGACCGAGCTGCAGTCCCTCTACCGAGGCTTCAAGAAC GAGTGTCCCAGCGGGCTCGTGGATGAGGAGACCTTCACGCTCATCTACTCGCGCTTCTTTCCGCGCGGCG ACGCCAGCTCCTACGCGCACTTCTTGTTCGACGCCTTCGACGCGGACCGCAAcggggctctgtgcttccag GATTTCGCCGTGGGGCTCTCGGTGCTGCTGCGGGGCACGGAGCAGCAGAAGCTCAGGTGGACGTTCGACCTCTACGACGTGAACAAGGACGGCTGCATCAGCAaggag GACATGCTGGAGATCATGAAGTCCATCTATGCCATGATGGGCCAGCCCGCCCCGGGGCACAGCGCGCCCGCCCAGCACGTGGAGCTCTTCTTCCAG AAGATGGACAGGAACGGGGACGGCGTGGTGACCTTCGAGGAGTTCCTGGCCACCTGCCAGGAG GACAAAGACATCATGAGCTCCATGCAGATTTTCCACAGCGTGCTCTAG
- the LOC141731857 gene encoding oxaloacetate tautomerase fahd2, mitochondrial-like isoform X2: MRGALRLVRFRGAAGGGPRLGLEEAPGGDLVDLSAAEPDLPRSMREFLEIGPRGLELAQRALQSGQHRVSRGAARLLAPVGDPQKVICVGLNYHDHCREQAAKVPREPLIFSKFPSAIAGPFDDIVHPQDTSELDWEVELAAVIGKRGRHIESAALEHVLGYTVANDVSARDWQMRRNGRQWLLGKTFDTFCPLGPAIVTREAVPDVHNLWIRCSVNGQRMQDSSTQHLIFGVPALVAWVSRFVTLVPGDVLLTGTPAGVGVFRKPPVFLKPGDEVQCEIEELGTICNRVV; this comes from the exons ATGCGCGGGGCGCTGCGCCTGGTGCGGTTCCGCGGCGCCGCGGGCGGGGGGCCCCGGCTCGGGCTGGAGGAGGCGCCCGGGGGGGACCTGGTGGATCTGAGCGCGGCCGAGCCCGACCTGCCCCGGTCCATGCGGGAGTTCCTGGAGATCGGCCCCCGCGGGCTGGAGCTCGCCCAGAG GGCGCTGCAGTCGGGGCAGCACCGCGTGTCCCGGGGGGCTGCGCGGCTGCTGGCGCCCGTGGGGGACCCCCAGAAGGTGATCTGCGTGGGGCTCAACTACCACGACCACTGCCGCGAGCAGGCGGCCAAGGTGCCCCGGGAGCCCCTCATCTTCAGCAAGTTCCCCAGCGCCATTGCCGGGCCCTTCGATGACATCGTGCACCCCCAGGACACCAGC gagctggactgggagGTGGAGCTGGCTGCGGTCATCGGGAAGAGGGGGCGGCACATCGAG TCGGCGGCCCTGGAGCACGTGCTGGGTTACACCGTGGCCAACGACGTGAGCGCCCGGGACTGGCAGATGCGGCGCAACGGGCGGCAGTGGCTGCTGGGCAAAACCTTCGACACCTTCTGTCCCCTGGGGCCGGCCATTGTCACCAGGGAGGCGGTGCCAG ATGTGCACAACCTCTGGATCCGCTGCAGCGTCAACGGGCAGCGCATGCAGgacagcagcacccagcacctCATCTTCGGGGTGCCCGCCCTCGTGGCCTGGGTGTCCCG gttTGTGACACTGGTCCCTGGGGACGTCCTGCTGACGGGGACCCCCGCAGGAGTGGGGGTCTTTCGCAAACCGCCCGTTTTCCTCAAG CCCGGTGACGAGGTGCAGTGTGAGATTGAGGAGCTGGGCACCATCTGCAACAGGGTGGTGTGA
- the LOC141731857 gene encoding oxaloacetate tautomerase fahd2, mitochondrial-like isoform X1, whose product MRGALRLVRFRGAAGGGPRLGLEEAPGGDLVDLSAAEPDLPRSMREFLEIGPRGLELAQRALQSGQHRVSRGAARLLAPVGDPQKVICVGLNYHDHCREQAAKVPREPLIFSKFPSAIAGPFDDIVHPQDTSELDWEVELAAVIGKRGRHIEESAALEHVLGYTVANDVSARDWQMRRNGRQWLLGKTFDTFCPLGPAIVTREAVPDVHNLWIRCSVNGQRMQDSSTQHLIFGVPALVAWVSRFVTLVPGDVLLTGTPAGVGVFRKPPVFLKPGDEVQCEIEELGTICNRVV is encoded by the exons ATGCGCGGGGCGCTGCGCCTGGTGCGGTTCCGCGGCGCCGCGGGCGGGGGGCCCCGGCTCGGGCTGGAGGAGGCGCCCGGGGGGGACCTGGTGGATCTGAGCGCGGCCGAGCCCGACCTGCCCCGGTCCATGCGGGAGTTCCTGGAGATCGGCCCCCGCGGGCTGGAGCTCGCCCAGAG GGCGCTGCAGTCGGGGCAGCACCGCGTGTCCCGGGGGGCTGCGCGGCTGCTGGCGCCCGTGGGGGACCCCCAGAAGGTGATCTGCGTGGGGCTCAACTACCACGACCACTGCCGCGAGCAGGCGGCCAAGGTGCCCCGGGAGCCCCTCATCTTCAGCAAGTTCCCCAGCGCCATTGCCGGGCCCTTCGATGACATCGTGCACCCCCAGGACACCAGC gagctggactgggagGTGGAGCTGGCTGCGGTCATCGGGAAGAGGGGGCGGCACATCGAG GAGTCGGCGGCCCTGGAGCACGTGCTGGGTTACACCGTGGCCAACGACGTGAGCGCCCGGGACTGGCAGATGCGGCGCAACGGGCGGCAGTGGCTGCTGGGCAAAACCTTCGACACCTTCTGTCCCCTGGGGCCGGCCATTGTCACCAGGGAGGCGGTGCCAG ATGTGCACAACCTCTGGATCCGCTGCAGCGTCAACGGGCAGCGCATGCAGgacagcagcacccagcacctCATCTTCGGGGTGCCCGCCCTCGTGGCCTGGGTGTCCCG gttTGTGACACTGGTCCCTGGGGACGTCCTGCTGACGGGGACCCCCGCAGGAGTGGGGGTCTTTCGCAAACCGCCCGTTTTCCTCAAG CCCGGTGACGAGGTGCAGTGTGAGATTGAGGAGCTGGGCACCATCTGCAACAGGGTGGTGTGA